Proteins encoded together in one Anaerosporomusa subterranea window:
- a CDS encoding N-acetylmuramoyl-L-alanine amidase family protein, translated as MRILYIGKRHFFLLLLPVILLFYPLYTYNAAHKLTGKVIVVDAGHGGIDPGANRPGVREKDINLMVALQLKEVLNQYGAKIALSRQADIELSTECDSENVKGRYHRDLMARVEMVEESDADAFISIHANAVASAKRHGAEVFYYAKSESGKALANSIQAELRKITQAPLTPSAAGYFVLRRNKIPAVLIEVGYITNKDERLLLQSPEYQRKLAEAIAAGINNFYQ; from the coding sequence ATGAGAATCTTATATATTGGCAAACGTCACTTTTTTTTGCTTTTATTACCTGTTATTTTGCTGTTCTACCCATTATATACATACAATGCTGCCCATAAACTAACCGGCAAGGTTATTGTCGTCGATGCCGGTCATGGCGGTATTGATCCTGGCGCAAACCGGCCGGGCGTACGCGAAAAAGATATTAATCTGATGGTTGCATTACAGCTTAAAGAGGTTCTGAATCAGTATGGCGCAAAAATCGCATTGTCCCGCCAAGCAGATATCGAGCTTAGCACTGAGTGTGACAGTGAAAATGTCAAAGGACGCTATCATCGCGATCTGATGGCACGCGTGGAAATGGTCGAAGAATCAGATGCAGATGCCTTTATCAGTATTCACGCCAATGCTGTCGCCAGTGCCAAACGGCACGGCGCTGAGGTATTCTATTATGCCAAGTCGGAATCAGGGAAAGCATTAGCGAATAGTATTCAAGCAGAACTGCGTAAAATTACGCAAGCTCCCCTCACGCCCAGTGCGGCTGGCTACTTTGTATTACGCCGCAACAAAATACCCGCCGTGCTCATCGAAGTAGGCTATATCACAAATAAGGACGAACGTTTGTTATTACAATCTCCAGAATATCAACGAAAGCTGGCTGAGGCAATCGCCGCCGGCATTAACAATTTTTATCAGTAA
- a CDS encoding polysaccharide deacetylase family protein, whose amino-acid sequence MTKPHRMFLTVALLAVIVGVAEMHQSEDTHTISQISTNQKVVALTIDDGPHYKITPEILTVLKEKQVKATFFVLGVNAQQSPAILAQEVADGHEIGMHTYSHPILTKLSPQKILDEFDKAEKALLPIAPKPTLFRPPGGIYNSRVLEIAQQRGYTTILWSIDPHDWSRPPSEKVVDRVLADITPGSIVLLHDGQYPLPTAQALRTIIDRLRKLGYEFVTISELLQYNEVRHSLDWFR is encoded by the coding sequence ATGACTAAGCCCCACAGGATGTTTCTAACGGTAGCCCTGCTTGCAGTGATCGTCGGTGTCGCTGAAATGCACCAATCAGAAGACACACACACCATTTCTCAGATTTCTACTAATCAGAAGGTCGTGGCATTGACAATAGACGATGGCCCACATTATAAAATCACCCCAGAGATATTGACAGTTTTAAAAGAAAAACAGGTAAAAGCGACCTTTTTCGTTCTTGGGGTAAATGCCCAACAATCGCCAGCGATTCTGGCTCAGGAAGTAGCTGACGGTCATGAGATTGGTATGCATACCTATAGCCACCCAATATTGACTAAGTTAAGCCCGCAGAAAATCCTCGACGAATTTGATAAAGCCGAAAAAGCGCTTCTGCCAATCGCCCCTAAGCCTACTTTATTCCGTCCGCCTGGCGGCATATATAATTCACGAGTGCTTGAAATCGCGCAACAACGAGGCTATACGACAATTCTATGGTCAATTGATCCGCATGACTGGAGCCGCCCGCCGAGCGAAAAAGTGGTTGACAGAGTATTAGCGGATATTACTCCTGGCAGCATCGTCCTGCTTCACGATGGCCAGTACCCCTTACCCACAGCGCAAGCGCTTAGAACGATTATCGACCGTCTCCGTAAGCTCGGCTATGAATTTGTCACCATCAGCGAGCTATTACAATATAATGAGGTTCGGCATTCCCTCGATTGGTTCCGCTAG
- a CDS encoding nitroreductase family protein has product MDNNDLHSVVFQRKSIRKYDLTPLADSTMAEITEFVRSLQPLDATIKTAMKFVSQTEVHHNLLRIKAPHYLVAFSENKAGYLTNIGFMLQQLDLFLSAKGIGSCWQGIPRPTNEVRASSELEFVIVMSFGMAKEPLYRNSIQEFKRKPLDKISNTIGLDDLLEPVRLAPSATNSQPWFFTGDHRLLHAYCVKTNFLKALIYEKMNQVDMGIALYHLWLAAQVAGNSVTFGQNDEAKANPPDGYYYICSVESG; this is encoded by the coding sequence ATGGATAACAACGATTTACATTCAGTAGTATTCCAGCGTAAGTCGATTCGCAAGTATGACCTCACTCCGTTAGCGGATAGTACGATGGCAGAGATAACGGAATTTGTTCGATCTTTGCAGCCACTTGATGCTACAATAAAGACCGCAATGAAATTTGTATCGCAAACAGAGGTGCATCATAATCTGTTGCGCATTAAGGCGCCGCATTATCTTGTCGCCTTTTCGGAGAACAAGGCAGGCTATTTGACCAACATCGGTTTTATGCTGCAACAACTCGATTTGTTTCTGTCTGCTAAGGGCATCGGTAGTTGTTGGCAGGGAATCCCCAGGCCGACGAACGAAGTGCGAGCCAGCTCTGAGCTGGAATTTGTCATTGTTATGTCTTTTGGTATGGCAAAAGAGCCCTTATACCGCAACAGCATACAAGAGTTCAAACGAAAACCGTTGGATAAAATTAGCAATACAATCGGCTTGGACGATTTGCTCGAACCAGTGCGCTTAGCTCCGTCAGCGACAAACAGCCAGCCTTGGTTTTTCACTGGCGATCATCGTCTGCTTCATGCATATTGTGTTAAAACGAATTTCCTGAAGGCTTTGATTTATGAAAAGATGAATCAAGTGGATATGGGTATTGCGTTGTATCATCTGTGGCTGGCAGCCCAGGTTGCTGGTAATAGCGTAACCTTTGGTCAAAATGACGAAGCAAAGGCTAATCCGCCGGACGGATATTATTATATTTGCAGTGTAGAGTCAGGATAA
- the nuoB gene encoding NADH-quinone oxidoreductase subunit B family protein yields MINILRKILYTGTVTERYDAASPAPRARGAVMVQASACTDCRRCAAACPVGAITRQDDHLTIDYNTCIFCGHCVEQCEHGGIKQSGEYRLASLAGQLAEPAGQGLRHRILSVLGRSLQIRHVDAGSCNACDFEMNALSNPLYDLQQYGIDFVASPRHADMLMVTGVVTRNLTQALLMTYEAVPKPKLVMAVGACAAGGATFGQTYAIRGAVNDLVPVDIYVPGCPPKPQALLHGLLLALDRLSER; encoded by the coding sequence GTGATCAATATCTTGCGTAAAATTCTCTATACCGGAACGGTAACTGAAAGATATGACGCTGCTTCGCCTGCACCGCGCGCCCGTGGCGCAGTTATGGTGCAAGCGTCCGCCTGTACTGACTGCCGCCGCTGTGCCGCCGCTTGTCCGGTGGGAGCGATTACGCGGCAGGACGATCATTTAACCATTGACTACAATACCTGCATCTTTTGTGGTCATTGTGTAGAACAGTGTGAACACGGCGGTATTAAGCAGAGTGGTGAGTATCGCCTGGCTAGCCTCGCCGGACAGTTAGCTGAACCCGCCGGACAGGGGCTGCGCCATCGGATACTCTCAGTTCTCGGCCGCTCGCTGCAGATCCGGCATGTGGATGCCGGTTCTTGCAATGCGTGTGATTTTGAGATGAATGCTCTTAGCAATCCTCTTTATGATTTGCAGCAATATGGTATTGATTTCGTGGCTTCGCCACGGCACGCCGATATGTTAATGGTGACTGGAGTTGTCACCCGCAATCTGACTCAGGCGCTCTTGATGACTTATGAAGCCGTTCCTAAGCCGAAGCTGGTAATGGCCGTGGGTGCATGCGCCGCTGGCGGAGCGACTTTCGGCCAGACCTACGCGATTCGCGGCGCAGTCAACGACCTTGTCCCAGTTGATATCTATGTACCAGGCTGTCCGCCCAAGCCGCAGGCATTACTTCATGGTTTGCTGCTGGCGCTCGACCGCCTATCCGAACGATGA
- a CDS encoding NADH-quinone oxidoreductase subunit C, with protein MSLVSVQNISAAGLRAAANVIYRGGKSQLIAMFANDERELDNCFAIYCLFAEREAPKTPFRLLRAVVPASGPLEFPSLTPLTAAAAWYEREIHDLFGLTPLEHPDLRRLVLHENWPEGLYPLRRDFNQSHIDTADESYPIPCVAGEGVFEVPVGPIHAGIIEPGHFRFSQAGESVINLEAKLFFTHRGIEKSVEGMPIERAILSVERICGACSVSHAISFSQAVESLAEIKISYRAQLIRVIAAELERLYNHIGDVGNLCAGLGFAVGTSHGARLKEKLMRINETISGNRFLRGWVVPGGVTLNLPAAMAIDLVVELAAIETDFAELMALLRENEAFLNRVETTGILPHQAALDLGVVGVAARASGVAEDLRHDHPYACYNELDFRTPVYKDGDVAARLWVRADEVVVSIAIIRQAVARLADAPPALCLKLPPITAYKQAFGWSESARGANIHWLMTGKDNTVYRCFVRSASYSNWPSLTVAVPGDIIPDFPLINKSFELCYACLDR; from the coding sequence ATGAGTCTTGTTTCAGTTCAGAATATCTCGGCTGCAGGTCTGCGGGCTGCAGCAAATGTTATCTATCGAGGCGGCAAGAGTCAGCTTATTGCCATGTTTGCCAACGATGAGCGAGAGCTAGATAACTGTTTCGCTATATATTGTCTATTTGCTGAACGGGAAGCACCGAAAACTCCGTTTCGTCTGCTGCGGGCGGTAGTGCCTGCTTCTGGGCCGTTAGAGTTCCCTTCGTTGACGCCACTGACTGCGGCGGCCGCTTGGTATGAACGGGAAATACACGATTTATTTGGCCTTACACCGCTGGAACATCCGGATTTACGTCGGCTGGTGTTGCATGAAAATTGGCCGGAAGGGCTATATCCGTTGCGCAGGGACTTCAATCAAAGCCATATTGATACAGCTGATGAATCCTATCCAATCCCGTGCGTAGCTGGCGAAGGTGTATTTGAGGTCCCAGTTGGTCCGATCCATGCTGGTATCATTGAGCCTGGGCATTTTCGATTTAGCCAGGCGGGTGAGAGTGTCATTAATCTGGAGGCGAAGTTATTTTTCACCCACCGCGGCATTGAAAAATCGGTAGAAGGTATGCCGATCGAGCGAGCAATTTTGTCTGTTGAGCGGATCTGCGGCGCCTGCTCGGTATCACACGCGATTTCGTTCAGTCAGGCGGTTGAATCACTGGCAGAAATCAAGATTTCCTATCGCGCTCAATTGATTCGCGTTATCGCCGCTGAGTTAGAGAGACTGTACAATCATATCGGCGATGTTGGCAACCTTTGCGCCGGTTTGGGATTTGCCGTGGGCACTAGCCATGGCGCCCGGCTCAAAGAAAAGCTGATGCGGATCAATGAGACTATCAGCGGCAATCGCTTTTTGCGGGGCTGGGTGGTTCCCGGCGGGGTCACACTCAATCTCCCGGCCGCGATGGCAATAGACCTTGTTGTTGAATTGGCAGCGATTGAAACTGATTTTGCCGAACTGATGGCTTTATTACGAGAAAATGAGGCCTTCCTAAATCGGGTTGAGACAACTGGCATTTTACCTCATCAAGCCGCTTTGGACTTAGGGGTGGTGGGGGTAGCTGCTCGAGCCTCAGGCGTAGCCGAGGATCTGCGGCATGATCATCCTTACGCCTGTTATAATGAGCTGGATTTTCGGACTCCTGTTTATAAGGATGGTGACGTCGCCGCAAGATTATGGGTCAGAGCTGATGAAGTAGTAGTGTCCATCGCAATTATTCGGCAAGCTGTGGCGCGACTAGCCGATGCGCCGCCAGCGCTTTGCCTGAAGCTGCCGCCAATCACGGCATATAAGCAGGCATTTGGCTGGAGTGAATCAGCTCGTGGCGCTAACATCCATTGGCTGATGACTGGAAAAGACAATACAGTTTACCGTTGCTTTGTCCGTTCTGCTTCCTACTCTAACTGGCCGTCACTGACGGTTGCGGTGCCTGGGGATATCATTCCTGACTTTCCCCTCATTAATAAAAGTTTTGAACTCTGTTATGCTTGCTTGGACCGTTAG